One segment of Pseudodesulfovibrio sp. 5S69 DNA contains the following:
- a CDS encoding AMIN domain-containing protein, translating into MSNTFRHWFLFPAACAMAGLLALALTVQPGLAQSQTTGGPRNEVRMDVDFTVLPKVLPDGNEAPASSAAPPEEPLTPEQALPDAADAAAPSEKPAANNRVPTAETRPTPKPAPAEQAEIPAVTPVKEPGVIRSVSLDESARGFTLKVVADRPVGQIAFMNLNNPRRLVVDFLGKWSHRDGNVLRSEGVVKHVVMGEHPDRFRMVVHFRTPPKKTLTPDIRKAGDEVHVLVALP; encoded by the coding sequence ATGTCGAATACGTTCAGGCACTGGTTCCTTTTTCCGGCGGCCTGCGCCATGGCCGGGCTCCTGGCCCTGGCCCTGACCGTCCAACCGGGCCTGGCCCAGAGCCAGACGACCGGCGGGCCGCGCAACGAGGTGCGCATGGACGTGGATTTCACGGTCCTGCCCAAGGTCCTGCCCGACGGCAACGAGGCCCCGGCATCGTCCGCCGCGCCCCCCGAGGAACCGCTCACCCCGGAGCAGGCCCTCCCGGACGCGGCCGACGCCGCAGCGCCTTCGGAAAAGCCTGCCGCGAACAACCGCGTCCCGACCGCAGAGACCCGGCCCACCCCGAAACCCGCGCCCGCCGAACAGGCGGAAATCCCGGCCGTCACCCCGGTCAAGGAACCCGGCGTGATCCGCTCGGTGTCCCTGGACGAGTCAGCGCGGGGCTTCACCCTCAAGGTGGTCGCCGACCGGCCCGTGGGCCAGATCGCGTTCATGAACCTCAACAACCCCAGACGGCTGGTGGTGGATTTCCTGGGCAAGTGGTCCCATCGGGACGGCAATGTGCTCCGCTCCGAAGGGGTGGTCAAACACGTGGTCATGGGCGAGCACCCGGACCGCTTCCGCATGGTCGTCCACTTCCGCACCCCGCCGAAAAAGACACTCACGCCCGATATCCGCAAAGCCGGGGACGAAGTGCATGTCCTGGTCGCCCTGCCCTAG
- a CDS encoding Hpt domain-containing protein has protein sequence MVLQGHVLRGSGGSFGLARLTQLGAAVEDAGRRRDAATAGRLADAVGEYIDNLDISYQERKPAMRILMLAINDPAGTAVQFCKALNRHTGHSARLVTLETRYTHCWEKDLHVPDLGPDGMEEVAILMREADVFHFHMTCDENQPFGPLKPADYLKGKAVVHHHHGHHDFRAHPESFREKYRERGRTNLLVSTPDLLKLLPEARWQPNLVPIDDPLLTPMWGRFDDPGQLKVCHSPTRKDLKNTEEFLAAVKYVNRRNVYLSVDLVDDAPNHECLARKRRCHALFDHMQGYYGVSSLEGLSQGLAVLAGLDDWNRARIAEFAGTDDLPWLSATNQDELGTLLQHLAKDRGYCEQAGEAGRRFMESCWSDRRIASDLADYYDSL, from the coding sequence GTGGTCCTCCAGGGGCATGTGCTCAGGGGCAGCGGCGGTTCCTTTGGCCTGGCCCGGCTGACCCAGTTGGGCGCTGCCGTCGAGGACGCGGGGCGGCGGAGGGATGCGGCAACGGCCGGACGGCTGGCCGATGCCGTGGGGGAGTATATCGACAACCTGGACATCAGTTATCAAGAAAGGAAGCCTGCCATGCGCATCCTCATGCTCGCCATAAACGACCCCGCCGGGACCGCCGTGCAGTTCTGCAAGGCGCTCAACCGCCACACCGGGCACTCGGCCCGGCTGGTCACCCTGGAGACCCGCTACACCCACTGCTGGGAAAAGGACCTGCACGTCCCGGACCTCGGCCCCGACGGCATGGAGGAAGTCGCCATCCTCATGCGCGAGGCCGATGTCTTCCACTTCCACATGACCTGCGACGAGAACCAGCCCTTCGGTCCGCTCAAGCCGGCCGACTACCTCAAGGGCAAGGCGGTGGTCCACCACCATCACGGGCACCACGACTTCCGCGCCCACCCCGAATCCTTCCGCGAGAAATACCGCGAGCGCGGCCGGACCAACCTGCTCGTGTCCACCCCGGACCTGCTCAAGCTCCTGCCCGAGGCCCGCTGGCAGCCCAACCTGGTGCCCATCGACGACCCGCTGCTGACGCCCATGTGGGGCCGCTTCGACGATCCGGGCCAGCTCAAGGTCTGCCACTCGCCCACCCGCAAGGACCTCAAGAACACCGAGGAGTTCCTGGCCGCGGTCAAGTACGTCAACCGGCGCAACGTGTACCTCTCCGTGGACCTCGTCGACGACGCGCCCAACCACGAGTGCCTGGCCCGCAAGCGGCGCTGCCACGCCCTGTTCGACCACATGCAGGGCTACTACGGCGTGTCCAGCCTGGAGGGGCTTTCCCAGGGGCTGGCCGTCCTCGCCGGGCTGGACGACTGGAACCGGGCCCGCATCGCGGAATTCGCCGGGACCGACGACCTGCCGTGGCTCTCGGCCACCAACCAGGACGAGCTGGGCACCCTGCTGCAGCACCTGGCCAAGGACCGCGGCTACTGCGAACAGGCCGGGGAGGCGGGCCGCCGCTTCATGGAGTCGTGCTGGTCCGACCGGCGCATCGCCTCGGATCTGGCCGACTACTACGACTCCCTCTGA
- the budA gene encoding acetolactate decarboxylase, with protein sequence MRPKRSASSLAALFRNPLLRAAVLALALLLAPALRAAPAWAGGGLYQYSTIDALLAGVYDGGLTMDHLLARGGFGLGTLNGLDGELVVLDGVAYHAAAGGRVDVPAGSTRTPFACVTRFAPGTSLALNGIDGLEALNAAVSAHLPTKNRFYAIRIDARFDRVRTRAIPRQTPPYAPLAEVTKQQVVTDFSGPGTLVGLYSPPFVNGVNVPGFHWHFLTGDRTGGGHVLDCAFASAEARLDGMRSFTLDLPDSRAFDGLDLADDRSKALQTVEKGTSKTE encoded by the coding sequence ATGCGTCCGAAACGGTCCGCCTCTTCCCTTGCCGCCCTTTTCCGAAACCCGCTGCTGCGCGCCGCCGTCCTGGCGCTCGCCCTGCTGCTCGCCCCCGCGCTCCGGGCGGCCCCGGCATGGGCCGGCGGCGGCCTCTACCAGTACTCGACCATCGACGCCCTGCTGGCCGGGGTCTACGACGGCGGCCTGACCATGGACCATTTGCTCGCGCGCGGCGGTTTCGGCCTGGGCACCCTGAACGGCCTGGACGGCGAGTTGGTCGTCCTGGACGGCGTGGCCTACCACGCGGCGGCCGGCGGGCGGGTGGACGTCCCGGCCGGGTCGACGCGGACCCCCTTCGCCTGCGTCACCCGCTTCGCGCCCGGGACCAGCCTGGCCCTCAACGGCATCGACGGCCTCGAAGCGCTGAACGCGGCCGTGTCCGCGCACCTGCCCACCAAAAACCGCTTTTACGCCATCCGCATCGATGCCCGCTTCGACCGCGTGCGGACCAGGGCCATCCCCCGGCAGACGCCGCCGTATGCGCCCCTGGCCGAGGTCACGAAGCAGCAGGTCGTCACGGACTTCTCGGGCCCGGGCACCCTGGTGGGACTCTATTCGCCGCCCTTTGTCAACGGGGTCAACGTGCCCGGCTTCCACTGGCATTTCCTGACCGGGGACCGCACCGGGGGCGGCCACGTCCTGGACTGCGCCTTCGCCTCGGCCGAGGCCCGCCTGGACGGCATGCGCTCCTTCACGCTAGACTTGCCCGATTCGCGCGCCTTTGACGGGCTCGACCTGGCGGACGACAGGAGCAAGGCGTTGCAGACCGTGGAAAAGGGGACCTCGAAAACGGAGTAG
- a CDS encoding chemotaxis protein CheD, with amino-acid sequence MKTIGPGMAKVFLQTGDCFIGVQPTLVTTVLGSCLAVTIHAPKMGIGTICHAFLPDSSATRQQNPEPQICRFVDTALQNMLETMDKIGVPRRELCIKMFGGGQGVAVNNMEPSGSYNIGRRNIEMAKKLLKFARLDIQAQDVGGAQGRKLMFNTQTGDVWVKKLNKSQLAAAGNSGSPGSKF; translated from the coding sequence ATGAAAACGATCGGGCCGGGTATGGCCAAAGTCTTTTTGCAGACGGGCGACTGCTTCATCGGGGTGCAGCCCACCCTGGTGACGACGGTCCTCGGCTCGTGCCTGGCCGTGACCATCCACGCGCCCAAGATGGGCATAGGCACCATCTGCCATGCCTTTCTGCCGGACAGCTCCGCCACCCGGCAGCAGAACCCCGAACCGCAGATCTGCCGCTTCGTGGATACGGCCCTGCAGAACATGCTCGAGACCATGGACAAGATCGGCGTGCCGCGCCGGGAGCTGTGCATCAAGATGTTCGGCGGCGGCCAGGGTGTGGCGGTCAACAACATGGAGCCCTCGGGCTCGTACAATATCGGCAGGCGCAACATCGAGATGGCCAAGAAGCTGCTCAAGTTCGCCCGGCTGGACATCCAGGCCCAGGACGTGGGCGGCGCCCAGGGGCGCAAGCTCATGTTCAACACCCAGACCGGAGATGTCTGGGTCAAGAAACTGAACAAATCCCAGCTCGCGGCCGCAGGCAACAGCGGTTCTCCGGGCTCCAAATTCTAG
- a CDS encoding PAS domain S-box protein, with the protein MQGRNRRIFSLLLIMVALVAAVSMYGTRLLFNTAIKEERVRLQELVQSQASLAEEMGWMAVAGQASGGPDATRETILGHIARAQRDFELQSRTGEFVVARLDGKDILHLLENGRPVPESSPGARIPLDGGGEEPMKRALFGETGTVVGPDHQGVEVVAAYAPIRLRSDRLGLVARIDLEEIRAPFLRANLNIFGVGVALTLLCAFLFIKVSEPLIHDLQQSEKSYRDLVEGANNLILRINEAGKITFANSFARTFLAGDDGELLGYTLMSFFDVASEGQGLDAVVEVIGGEGRQNEIPVRMADGRVGFVSWTVKLVMDQGRPAELLCIGNDATRIHKANTAQRESEERFRGLAKASPVAIIITDIAGNLLYANEKMHELTRATAVQLAGQGWLNSVHREDRKLVWKHWLERVGPATDKVELRLMSGNGEFVWALWQVVEMGNTRGEAAGNIHTFTDITEIKEAQLAMSRLTAAIDQAAEMIVMTDLKGVMTYVNPAFEAVSGFSRAEAVGKTTNILAGGEQTDDFFANMWATITGGKVWKGRIVNRRKNGERYTLESSIGPIRNHAGELIGFVGVGRDITQQLVVESQLRQSQKLESIGELAAGIAHEINTPTQYVTSNLQFLHDSCGTYSKTIERCRELVGFVAEHPDLFPDADFRERAGAAMDEEEMTYLAEDVPAALDESASGLKRIAEIVRSIKQLAHPGELAKAFHDLNEIVRNAITVSTNEWKYVAGMEFLPDDTLAPVFCLKGEVGQVVLNLIVNAAHAIESKLKGGDGQGTITIRTRSEGEFAVLEVTDTGTGMSRDVAAKAFDPFFTTKEVGKGTGQGLAISHNVVVGMHGGRIEISTVEGQGTTFTVRLPFEEPAAD; encoded by the coding sequence ATGCAGGGACGGAATCGGAGAATCTTTTCGCTGTTGCTCATCATGGTGGCGCTCGTGGCGGCGGTCTCCATGTACGGCACGCGGTTGTTGTTCAATACGGCCATCAAGGAGGAGCGGGTTCGGCTGCAGGAGTTGGTCCAGAGCCAGGCCAGCCTGGCCGAGGAGATGGGCTGGATGGCCGTGGCCGGGCAGGCATCGGGCGGGCCCGACGCCACCCGCGAGACGATCCTCGGTCACATCGCCCGGGCCCAGCGGGACTTCGAGCTCCAGAGCCGGACCGGCGAATTCGTCGTGGCCCGGCTCGACGGCAAGGACATCCTGCATCTGCTGGAAAACGGCAGACCCGTGCCCGAGTCCTCGCCCGGCGCGCGGATTCCCCTGGACGGCGGCGGCGAGGAGCCCATGAAGCGCGCCCTGTTCGGGGAGACCGGGACCGTGGTGGGGCCTGACCACCAGGGGGTCGAGGTGGTGGCCGCCTATGCGCCCATCCGCCTGCGCTCCGACAGGCTCGGTCTGGTGGCCAGGATCGACCTGGAGGAGATCCGCGCTCCGTTTCTCCGTGCCAACCTGAACATCTTCGGGGTGGGCGTGGCCCTGACCCTCCTCTGCGCCTTCCTGTTCATCAAGGTCAGCGAGCCGCTGATCCACGATCTGCAACAGAGCGAGAAGAGCTACCGCGACCTGGTGGAGGGGGCCAACAACCTGATCCTGCGTATCAACGAGGCGGGCAAGATCACCTTCGCCAACTCCTTTGCCCGCACCTTCCTGGCCGGGGACGACGGGGAACTGCTCGGGTACACGCTCATGTCCTTTTTCGACGTGGCGTCCGAGGGCCAGGGGCTGGACGCGGTGGTCGAGGTCATCGGCGGCGAGGGCCGCCAGAACGAGATCCCCGTGCGCATGGCCGACGGCCGGGTGGGCTTCGTGTCCTGGACGGTCAAGCTGGTCATGGACCAGGGGCGGCCCGCCGAACTGTTGTGCATCGGCAACGACGCCACCCGCATCCACAAGGCGAACACGGCACAGCGGGAGTCCGAAGAGCGCTTCCGGGGGCTGGCCAAGGCCTCTCCCGTGGCCATCATCATCACCGACATCGCCGGGAACCTGCTCTACGCCAACGAGAAGATGCACGAACTGACACGGGCCACGGCCGTCCAACTGGCGGGCCAGGGCTGGTTGAACAGCGTGCACCGCGAGGACCGCAAGCTGGTCTGGAAGCACTGGCTGGAGCGGGTCGGCCCGGCCACGGACAAGGTCGAGCTGCGGCTCATGTCCGGCAACGGGGAGTTCGTCTGGGCTCTGTGGCAGGTGGTCGAGATGGGCAACACCCGGGGCGAGGCCGCCGGGAACATCCACACCTTCACCGACATCACCGAGATCAAGGAGGCCCAGTTGGCCATGAGCCGCCTGACCGCGGCCATCGACCAGGCGGCGGAAATGATCGTCATGACCGACCTCAAGGGGGTCATGACCTACGTGAATCCGGCCTTCGAGGCGGTCTCGGGCTTTTCCCGGGCCGAGGCCGTGGGGAAGACGACCAATATTCTGGCGGGCGGGGAGCAGACGGATGATTTTTTTGCCAACATGTGGGCGACTATTACCGGCGGCAAGGTCTGGAAGGGCCGCATCGTCAACCGGCGCAAGAACGGCGAGCGGTACACCCTGGAATCGAGCATTGGGCCCATCCGCAACCACGCGGGCGAATTGATCGGCTTCGTCGGCGTGGGCCGGGACATCACCCAGCAGTTGGTGGTGGAGTCGCAACTCAGGCAGTCCCAGAAGCTCGAATCCATCGGCGAACTGGCCGCGGGCATCGCCCACGAGATCAACACCCCAACCCAGTACGTGACCTCGAACCTGCAGTTTCTGCACGATTCCTGCGGGACCTATTCCAAGACCATCGAGCGCTGCCGCGAGCTGGTCGGCTTCGTGGCCGAGCACCCCGACCTTTTCCCGGACGCGGACTTCCGCGAGCGGGCCGGAGCGGCCATGGACGAGGAGGAGATGACCTACCTGGCCGAGGACGTGCCCGCTGCCCTGGACGAGTCCGCGTCCGGGCTCAAGCGCATCGCCGAGATCGTCCGCTCCATCAAGCAGTTGGCCCATCCCGGCGAGCTGGCCAAGGCCTTCCACGACCTCAACGAGATCGTCCGGAACGCCATCACCGTGTCCACCAACGAGTGGAAATACGTGGCGGGCATGGAGTTTTTGCCGGACGACACCCTGGCCCCGGTCTTTTGCCTCAAGGGCGAGGTGGGCCAGGTGGTCCTGAACCTGATCGTCAACGCGGCCCATGCCATCGAGTCCAAGCTCAAGGGCGGCGACGGGCAGGGGACCATTACCATCCGGACCCGGAGCGAAGGGGAGTTTGCGGTGCTCGAAGTGACGGACACGGGCACGGGCATGTCCAGGGACGTGGCGGCCAAGGCGTTCGATCCCTTCTTCACCACCAAGGAAGTGGGCAAGGGCACGGGCCAGGGGCTGGCCATCTCCCACAACGTGGTCGTGGGCATGCACGGCGGCCGCATCGAGATCAGTACGGTGGAGGGCCAGGGCACGACCTTCACGGTCCGGCTGCCCTTTGAGGAGCCCGCCGCGGACTAG
- a CDS encoding HD domain-containing phosphohydrolase gives MAWREAYKTVPVLLVDDESKVLDAHRRTLRTRFDLHTALGGTEALEAMEAHGPFTVVISDFKMPDMDGIALLAKVAALYPDTVRMILTGYADMDTAIRAVNTGAIFRFLTKPSEPDDLVMAICAGIEHAEMVQSARELEIVRRLKDGFERTLHAFTRLVEFRDPYTSGHMDRTADIAVMIAERMDMDKDDIAGLRLAAMVHDIGKVAVPSHILNKLGELTDAEFSIIKAHAEVGAEIFKGLGVEWPIARIIREHHERLDGSGYPDGLNGDEILLQSKILCVADIIDAIITDRPYRHGLGKGEAVGYLLEGKGRLFDVEVVETALSLMEEGRIREPGD, from the coding sequence ATGGCCTGGCGCGAAGCATACAAGACCGTCCCGGTGCTCCTGGTGGACGACGAGTCCAAGGTCCTCGACGCCCACCGCAGGACCCTGCGGACCCGTTTCGACCTGCACACCGCCCTGGGCGGCACCGAGGCCCTGGAGGCCATGGAGGCCCACGGCCCGTTCACCGTGGTGATCTCGGACTTCAAGATGCCGGACATGGACGGCATCGCCCTGCTGGCCAAAGTCGCCGCCCTGTACCCGGACACCGTGCGCATGATCCTGACCGGCTACGCGGACATGGACACCGCCATCCGGGCCGTGAACACCGGGGCCATCTTCCGCTTCCTGACCAAGCCGTCCGAACCGGACGATCTGGTCATGGCCATCTGCGCGGGCATCGAACATGCCGAGATGGTCCAGTCCGCCAGGGAGCTGGAGATCGTGCGCAGGCTCAAGGACGGCTTCGAGCGGACCCTGCACGCCTTCACCCGGCTGGTGGAATTCCGCGACCCGTACACCTCCGGCCACATGGACCGGACCGCGGACATCGCGGTCATGATCGCCGAGCGCATGGACATGGACAAGGACGACATAGCCGGGCTGCGCCTGGCCGCCATGGTCCACGACATCGGCAAGGTGGCCGTGCCGTCGCACATCCTGAACAAGCTCGGGGAGCTGACCGACGCCGAATTTTCGATCATCAAGGCCCACGCCGAAGTGGGGGCCGAGATCTTCAAGGGGCTGGGCGTGGAATGGCCCATCGCCCGGATAATCCGGGAGCACCACGAGCGGCTGGACGGGTCCGGCTATCCGGACGGGCTGAACGGGGACGAGATACTGCTCCAGTCCAAGATCCTGTGCGTGGCCGACATCATCGACGCCATCATCACCGACCGGCCCTACCGCCACGGACTGGGCAAGGGCGAGGCCGTCGGCTACCTGCTCGAAGGAAAGGGGCGGTTATTCGACGTGGAGGTCGTGGAGACCGCCCTGTCGCTCATGGAGGAGGGGCGCATCCGGGAGCCCGGCGACTAG
- a CDS encoding HD domain-containing phosphohydrolase yields MKPRILLVDDEPNVLSALRRQLREQYEVDVQSSPAEALKQLDRARPYAAAVSDYRMPGMNGIEFLNEMKTLSPDTTRLMLTGYADLDNAIRAVNDGNVFRFLTKPCERDNLLRNVADAVRQFELVTAKRVLLEKTLKGSVDLLSEITAMVNPHAGERINRVRRYVRYFAEKKGLKDLWRYDIAAMLCQLGTLILPPGTLETLEGGGELSPEQEQMWEMHPVIAQSLVTRLPRLKSIADMIAYQLKGFDGTGTPRDNVKEEDIPLGGRILRIALDYDMARQREENPQKAFLSMEDDLEVYDPELMYYLEGMLGVEARYAIRTVPLHDLKPGMVLHEDVVSKQGALLVRKSLELNKDKIDRMHMFAEKVGIPETFTVLVPETAD; encoded by the coding sequence ATGAAACCGCGCATCCTGCTCGTCGACGACGAGCCCAACGTCCTCTCCGCCCTGCGCCGCCAACTGCGCGAGCAGTACGAGGTCGACGTACAGTCCTCCCCGGCCGAGGCCCTGAAGCAACTGGACCGCGCCAGGCCCTACGCCGCGGCCGTCTCGGACTACCGCATGCCCGGCATGAACGGCATCGAGTTCCTGAACGAGATGAAGACCCTGAGCCCGGACACCACCCGGCTGATGCTGACCGGATACGCGGACCTGGACAACGCCATCCGCGCGGTCAACGACGGCAACGTCTTCCGCTTCCTGACCAAGCCCTGCGAACGGGACAATCTGCTCAGAAACGTGGCCGACGCGGTCCGCCAGTTCGAATTGGTCACCGCCAAGCGGGTTTTGCTGGAAAAGACCCTCAAGGGCAGCGTGGACCTCTTGAGCGAGATCACCGCCATGGTCAACCCGCACGCGGGCGAACGCATCAACCGGGTGCGCCGCTACGTACGCTATTTTGCCGAAAAGAAGGGGCTCAAGGACCTCTGGCGCTACGACATCGCGGCCATGCTCTGCCAGCTCGGCACGCTCATCCTGCCGCCGGGCACCCTGGAGACCCTGGAGGGTGGCGGGGAGCTGTCTCCCGAGCAGGAGCAAATGTGGGAGATGCATCCGGTCATCGCCCAGAGCCTGGTGACCCGGCTGCCCCGGCTCAAGTCCATCGCGGACATGATCGCCTACCAGCTCAAGGGGTTCGACGGCACGGGCACCCCGCGTGACAACGTCAAGGAGGAGGACATCCCGCTGGGCGGGCGCATTCTCCGGATCGCGCTCGACTACGACATGGCCCGGCAGCGCGAGGAAAACCCGCAAAAAGCCTTCCTCAGCATGGAGGACGACCTCGAAGTATACGACCCCGAACTCATGTACTATCTCGAGGGCATGCTCGGGGTGGAGGCCCGCTACGCCATCCGCACCGTGCCCCTCCATGACCTCAAGCCGGGCATGGTCCTGCACGAGGACGTGGTCTCCAAGCAGGGAGCCCTGCTGGTGCGCAAGAGCCTGGAACTGAACAAGGACAAGATCGACCGCATGCACATGTTCGCGGAAAAGGTCGGCATTCCCGAGACCTTCACCGTGCTCGTGCCGGAGACGGCAGACTGA
- a CDS encoding response regulator, translating into MKKIRLLFVDDETNVLAALRRMLRNKKDHWDMALVNSGQAALEALDKAPFDVIISDIKMPGMDGAELLTRVKDAHPGTIRIALSGQVDLNEVIRSIRSVHQYISKPCSAEDLIARIEGALQSKEVLTDPEMLKLVTEIDALPVIPRIFQEIRDELAKPEPSIDRIADSITQDVGLMAKILKLVNSPFFGLPSHIDSMHKAITMLGLETIKALILSTHLFTSYDGHALSGLKLNMLWEHCFRVANIARLIAECDKADKNVIVNCRMAGLLHDVGKLILINFFPERYGQVLETVRKSGGPVYQVERQVFGTTHAEMGAYLMGLWGMSSEVVHAIGYHHDHRPSGGYIPNVITAANAIDHHCVIFHKDYSRIRIREDIAPQLFEETKLHTWLDYISDHWQDIDDFDCADENLLNEILDRG; encoded by the coding sequence ATGAAGAAAATACGCCTGTTATTCGTGGACGACGAAACCAACGTCCTCGCCGCCCTGCGCCGAATGCTGCGGAACAAGAAGGATCATTGGGACATGGCGCTGGTCAACTCCGGCCAGGCCGCCCTGGAGGCCCTGGACAAGGCCCCCTTCGACGTCATCATCTCCGACATCAAGATGCCGGGCATGGACGGGGCCGAACTGCTCACCCGCGTCAAGGACGCACACCCCGGAACCATCCGCATCGCCCTGTCCGGCCAGGTGGACCTGAACGAGGTCATCCGCTCCATCCGCTCCGTGCACCAGTACATCTCCAAGCCGTGTTCCGCAGAGGATCTCATCGCCCGCATCGAGGGCGCCCTCCAGTCCAAGGAGGTCCTGACCGACCCCGAGATGCTCAAGCTGGTCACCGAGATCGACGCCCTGCCGGTCATTCCGAGGATATTCCAGGAGATCCGAGACGAACTGGCCAAGCCGGAACCGTCCATCGACCGCATCGCCGACTCCATCACCCAGGACGTGGGGCTCATGGCCAAAATCCTCAAGCTGGTCAACTCGCCCTTCTTCGGGCTGCCGTCACACATCGACTCCATGCACAAGGCCATCACCATGCTGGGGCTGGAGACCATCAAGGCCCTGATCCTGTCCACCCACCTGTTCACCTCCTACGACGGGCACGCCCTGTCCGGGCTCAAGCTGAACATGCTCTGGGAACACTGCTTCCGGGTGGCCAACATCGCCCGGCTCATCGCCGAGTGCGACAAGGCGGACAAGAACGTCATCGTCAACTGCCGCATGGCCGGGCTGCTGCACGACGTGGGCAAGCTCATCCTGATCAACTTCTTCCCCGAGAGGTACGGGCAGGTCCTGGAGACGGTCCGCAAGAGCGGCGGCCCGGTCTACCAAGTCGAACGCCAGGTCTTCGGCACCACCCACGCCGAGATGGGCGCCTACCTCATGGGGCTGTGGGGCATGTCCTCCGAGGTGGTCCACGCCATCGGGTATCACCACGACCACCGGCCCTCGGGCGGGTACATCCCCAACGTGATCACCGCGGCCAACGCCATCGACCACCACTGCGTGATCTTCCACAAGGATTACTCCCGAATCAGGATCAGGGAGGACATCGCGCCGCAGCTTTTCGAGGAGACGAAGCTGCACACCTGGCTGGACTACATTTCCGATCACTGGCAGGACATCGACGACTTCGACTGCGCCGACGAGAATCTCCTTAACGAAATCCTGGACAGGGGGTAG
- a CDS encoding MFS transporter, with protein sequence MTDADKKRRMYIFLLVLVICTSAAFQGWRTLLNNFAVEVAGLDGLGMGVVQSVREVPGFLALLAIYMILIISEHRLAALSVVVLGLGVGLTGLMPSLGGLVFTTLLMSFGFHYYETMNQSLTLQYFDKTEAPVVMARLRSITALTNISVGAVIYFLAKALGYTEMFALLGGVAAAAGLWGLTRDPSRADLPPQLKKMTFRSRYWLYYALTFLSGARRQIFTVFAVFLLVTKFGYSIQQVTILFVCNNVINYFANPIIGRSINRFGERPVLTVEYAALAVIFLGYAFTESPLLAAGLYILDNIVFNFAIAIKTFYQKIADPQDIASGMAVGFTINHIAAVVVPVTGGLIWMADYRLVFMVAVGLSLVSLALAQLVSGQIRAHEQG encoded by the coding sequence ATGACGGACGCAGACAAGAAACGGCGCATGTACATATTCCTGCTGGTGCTGGTCATCTGCACCAGCGCTGCCTTCCAGGGCTGGCGCACCCTGCTCAACAACTTCGCCGTGGAGGTGGCCGGACTGGACGGTCTGGGCATGGGTGTGGTCCAGTCCGTGCGCGAGGTCCCCGGCTTCCTGGCTCTGCTGGCCATCTACATGATCCTGATCATCTCCGAACACCGGCTGGCCGCGCTGTCCGTGGTCGTGCTCGGCCTGGGCGTCGGACTGACGGGGCTCATGCCCTCCCTGGGCGGACTGGTCTTCACCACCCTGCTCATGAGTTTCGGCTTCCACTACTACGAGACCATGAACCAGTCCCTGACCCTCCAGTATTTCGACAAGACCGAGGCCCCGGTGGTCATGGCCCGGCTGCGGTCCATCACCGCCCTGACCAACATCAGCGTGGGCGCGGTCATCTACTTCCTGGCCAAGGCCCTGGGCTACACCGAGATGTTCGCCCTGCTCGGCGGAGTGGCCGCGGCCGCCGGGCTGTGGGGGCTGACCCGCGACCCGTCCCGCGCCGACCTGCCGCCCCAGCTCAAGAAGATGACCTTCCGCTCCCGCTACTGGCTCTATTACGCCCTGACCTTCCTGAGCGGCGCCCGGCGGCAGATATTCACGGTCTTCGCCGTGTTCCTGCTGGTCACCAAGTTCGGTTACTCCATCCAGCAGGTGACCATCCTGTTCGTCTGCAACAACGTCATCAACTACTTCGCCAACCCGATCATCGGGCGCTCCATCAACCGGTTCGGCGAACGCCCTGTGCTGACCGTAGAGTACGCCGCCCTGGCCGTCATCTTCCTGGGCTATGCCTTCACCGAGAGCCCGCTGCTCGCGGCCGGCCTGTACATCCTGGACAACATCGTCTTCAACTTCGCCATCGCCATCAAGACCTTCTACCAGAAGATCGCCGACCCGCAAGACATCGCCTCGGGCATGGCCGTGGGCTTCACCATCAACCACATCGCGGCCGTGGTCGTGCCGGTCACCGGCGGGCTCATCTGGATGGCCGATTACAGGCTGGTCTTCATGGTGGCCGTGGGCCTCTCCCTGGTCTCCCTGGCGCTCGCCCAACTGGTCTCCGGGCAGATCCGCGCCCACGAACAGGGCTGA